Proteins encoded within one genomic window of Streptomyces kaniharaensis:
- a CDS encoding FadR/GntR family transcriptional regulator produces the protein MSNDGSSLQAAGRRSLVDTAIDQLREQLAGGVWPVGSRIPTEHELAERLQVGRNTVREAIRVLVHAGMLVSRQGEGTFVRSTSDPAAVLRGVQRSGIRDVLEVRAALETEAARLAALRHTPDDIARMRAALAREAEVIASHPERAGREATVEHDLEFHTAVVEAAHNPALAEVYRYFGASVRESMRSAFGDHEMPEVVVATHAALVDAIESGDPERAETACRALLAEPTAAVEQLLATIAARK, from the coding sequence ATGAGCAACGACGGCAGCAGCCTGCAGGCGGCCGGGCGGCGCTCCCTCGTGGACACCGCCATCGACCAGCTGCGCGAGCAGCTCGCGGGCGGGGTGTGGCCGGTGGGGTCGCGGATTCCCACCGAGCACGAGCTGGCCGAGCGGCTGCAGGTCGGCCGGAACACCGTGCGGGAGGCGATCCGGGTGCTGGTGCACGCCGGAATGCTGGTCTCCCGGCAGGGTGAGGGCACTTTCGTCCGCAGCACCAGCGACCCCGCGGCCGTCCTGCGCGGCGTGCAGCGCTCGGGGATCCGGGACGTCCTGGAGGTCCGCGCGGCGCTGGAGACCGAGGCCGCGCGGCTGGCCGCCCTGCGACACACCCCCGACGACATCGCCCGGATGCGGGCCGCGCTGGCCCGCGAGGCCGAGGTGATCGCCTCGCACCCGGAGCGGGCCGGCCGCGAGGCCACCGTCGAGCACGACCTGGAGTTCCACACCGCGGTCGTCGAGGCCGCGCACAACCCGGCGCTGGCCGAGGTGTACCGCTACTTCGGCGCCTCGGTGCGCGAGTCGATGCGGTCGGCCTTCGGCGACCACGAGATGCCCGAGGTGGTCGTGGCCACCCACGCGGCGCTGGTCGACGCGATCGAGAGCGGCGACCCGGAGCGCGCCGAGACGGCGTGTCGGGCACTGCTCGCCGAGCCGACCGCGGCCGTCGAGCAGCTCCTCGCGACCATCGCGGCCCGGAAGTAG
- a CDS encoding HAD family hydrolase, with protein sequence MSTTSPSPVSPNGGGLPYRLVATDLDGTLLTGEETVSERTRAALATATGAGALHIIVTGRSAAWARPVFDEIGYAGIAVCGQGAQVYDAGAHKLLTSLTLDRRLAALAIAKIEAETGPLAVAANQDGLDGEVLAGPGYELLIGSDLPVVRVDRDELLAAPISKLYIQHAGLTDDSLAEAARRVAGDLVGVVMAGAGVVELLPLGLSKATGLAVAARRLGVRATDTIAFGDMPNDVPMFGWAAHGVAMANAHEELLAVADEITASNDEDGVALVLERLFPAR encoded by the coding sequence ACGGTGGCGGCCTGCCGTACCGGCTGGTCGCCACCGACCTCGACGGCACTCTGCTGACCGGCGAGGAGACCGTCTCCGAGCGCACCCGCGCCGCCCTGGCCACGGCAACCGGCGCCGGTGCGCTGCACATCATCGTCACCGGCCGCTCGGCCGCCTGGGCCCGGCCGGTCTTCGACGAGATCGGCTACGCAGGGATAGCGGTCTGCGGCCAGGGCGCCCAGGTCTACGACGCCGGCGCGCACAAGCTGCTCACCTCGCTCACCCTCGACCGCCGGCTCGCCGCGCTCGCCATCGCCAAGATCGAGGCCGAGACCGGCCCGCTGGCCGTCGCCGCCAACCAGGACGGGCTGGACGGCGAGGTCCTCGCCGGGCCCGGCTACGAGCTGCTGATCGGCTCCGACCTGCCGGTCGTCCGGGTCGACCGCGACGAGCTGCTCGCCGCACCGATCAGCAAGCTCTACATCCAGCACGCCGGGCTGACCGACGACTCCCTCGCCGAGGCCGCCCGTCGCGTCGCCGGGGACCTGGTCGGCGTCGTCATGGCCGGCGCCGGTGTGGTCGAACTGCTGCCGCTCGGCCTGTCCAAGGCCACCGGCCTGGCCGTCGCCGCCCGCCGCCTCGGCGTCCGCGCCACCGACACCATCGCCTTCGGCGACATGCCCAACGACGTCCCGATGTTCGGCTGGGCCGCCCACGGCGTCGCCATGGCCAACGCCCACGAGGAACTGCTCGCCGTCGCGGACGAGATCACCGCGAGCAACGACGAGGACGGCGTCGCCCTCGTCCTGGAACGCCTCTTCCCGGCCCGCTGA
- a CDS encoding CynX/NimT family MFS transporter, which yields MAVTRAQQPVVTSSAPLPVRSRLAHPALLLTGILLVALNMRACLAAVSPMVGEIQRAFGLSATASGLITTVPVLFQGVGAPLTPRLARRFGTERVVLGAVLVLGAGVLLRVLPSVVALYAGCMVIGVAIAVLNVSMPGLVKREFPDRAPMMTGLYSTTMLVGATLAAGLSVPLEHALGGGWEASLGAWSLLALVAAVAWLPQVLRSRQERASVAAAPAASRPVEGIWRSPLAWQISLFMGISSLLVYILVAWMPTILADHGMDRGEAGLVFAFSNLVQVAGAFLVPLLAGRMTRQRGLAVAMAGLNGLGIALLLVAPVSGAWAAAAVLGVAQGGSLGLGLAFIVLRTGSAAGAAQLGGMSQAIGYLVAAAGPVGAGALHQLTGGWNATLALMLVLVAVVGAAGWGAGRNRTL from the coding sequence ATGGCCGTCACCCGTGCCCAGCAGCCGGTTGTCACCTCCTCCGCTCCGCTTCCCGTCCGCTCCCGGCTGGCCCACCCGGCCCTGCTGCTGACCGGCATCCTGCTGGTCGCCCTGAACATGCGCGCCTGCCTGGCGGCGGTGTCGCCGATGGTCGGCGAGATTCAGCGCGCCTTCGGGCTGTCGGCGACCGCGAGCGGCCTGATCACCACCGTGCCGGTGCTGTTCCAGGGCGTCGGTGCGCCGCTCACCCCGCGGCTGGCCAGACGGTTCGGCACCGAGCGGGTGGTGCTGGGCGCGGTGCTGGTGCTGGGTGCGGGCGTGCTGCTGCGGGTGCTGCCCTCGGTCGTGGCGCTGTACGCGGGCTGCATGGTGATCGGCGTGGCGATCGCCGTGCTGAACGTCTCGATGCCGGGCCTGGTGAAGCGGGAGTTCCCGGACCGGGCGCCGATGATGACCGGCCTCTACTCGACCACGATGCTGGTCGGCGCGACCCTCGCGGCCGGCCTGTCGGTGCCGTTGGAGCACGCGCTGGGCGGTGGCTGGGAGGCCTCGCTGGGCGCCTGGTCGCTGCTCGCGCTGGTCGCGGCGGTGGCCTGGCTGCCGCAGGTGCTGCGCTCCCGGCAGGAGCGGGCGTCGGTGGCGGCGGCTCCGGCCGCGAGCAGGCCGGTCGAGGGGATCTGGCGGTCGCCGCTGGCCTGGCAGATCAGCCTCTTCATGGGCATCTCGTCGCTGCTCGTCTACATCCTGGTGGCGTGGATGCCGACCATCCTCGCCGACCACGGGATGGACCGCGGCGAGGCCGGCCTGGTCTTCGCCTTCTCCAACCTGGTGCAGGTGGCCGGCGCGTTCCTGGTGCCGCTGCTGGCCGGCCGGATGACCCGCCAGCGCGGCCTGGCGGTGGCCATGGCCGGGCTGAACGGCCTCGGCATCGCCCTGCTGCTGGTGGCGCCGGTGTCGGGGGCCTGGGCGGCGGCGGCCGTCCTCGGGGTCGCGCAGGGCGGTTCGCTGGGCCTCGGCCTCGCGTTCATCGTGCTGCGGACCGGCAGCGCGGCCGGTGCCGCCCAGCTGGGTGGCATGTCGCAGGCGATCGGCTATCTGGTCGCGGCGGCCGGCCCGGTCGGCGCGGGTGCGCTGCACCAGCTGACCGGCGGCTGGAACGCGACGCTGGCGCTGATGCTGGTGCTGGTCGCCGTCGTCGGCGCGGCCGGCTGGGGCGCGGGCCGCAACCGGACGCTGTAG